From a region of the Maridesulfovibrio ferrireducens genome:
- a CDS encoding complex I subunit 4 family protein — protein MQEVAYPVLTSLVFFPLLAAFGLFFFRGDSAVRIYTLIVSVIELMLSFPLFTNFKLGSAEFQFVERIQWVKQWDIEYYLGTDGISFLMVILTIAVLPLCVLCSWSYIQTRVKEFHFCLLFMTAACVGVFTSLDLVLFYVFWEAMLIPMYLLIAVWGGPEKKYASLKFFLYTLAGSALLLVAIVAFRVVGGTFAIPELMEKTFSFGFQFWAFLALALAFAIKVPMFPFHTWLPAAHVQAPTAGSVILASVLLKMGTYGFLRFNLPLTPAASEYFAPMMIAFSIASIIYGGAVALGQNDIKKVIAYSSVSHMGFVTLGIFLFNLRGLEGALFQMLNHGIVTGGLFMMIGAIYERSHSRDIYDNLGLGKYMPAYMGFWGLFALSSFGFPGTNSFVGEMLVFIGAFEKSPWIGAMIVPGAMIAAAYMLRISLKLAWGRPSTWKGWKDLNLREWTYLAIPAVFVFYIGLAPGLTFRVMDASLIKLQNDVHTKAQAVNIEDERPLEMAWNSIKNIVK, from the coding sequence ATGCAAGAAGTAGCTTATCCGGTTCTGACCAGCCTCGTATTCTTCCCGCTTTTGGCGGCCTTCGGACTGTTTTTCTTCCGGGGGGATTCTGCGGTACGGATTTATACGCTGATTGTGTCAGTCATAGAACTCATGCTTTCTTTCCCTCTTTTCACTAACTTTAAACTAGGCTCGGCAGAGTTTCAGTTTGTGGAAAGAATACAGTGGGTGAAGCAATGGGATATTGAATATTATTTAGGAACGGACGGCATCAGTTTCCTTATGGTTATACTGACCATCGCTGTTCTTCCCTTATGTGTGCTCTGTTCGTGGAGCTATATACAAACAAGGGTTAAAGAATTTCACTTCTGTCTGTTGTTTATGACAGCGGCCTGTGTGGGAGTCTTTACCTCTCTTGATCTGGTTTTATTCTATGTGTTCTGGGAAGCGATGCTGATACCTATGTATCTGCTCATCGCTGTATGGGGCGGACCGGAGAAGAAATATGCTTCTCTCAAGTTCTTCCTTTACACACTTGCAGGTAGTGCTCTGCTTCTGGTTGCTATTGTTGCATTCAGAGTTGTGGGCGGAACATTTGCAATACCAGAGCTGATGGAAAAAACATTCTCATTCGGCTTCCAGTTCTGGGCTTTTCTGGCTCTTGCCTTGGCATTCGCAATCAAGGTTCCCATGTTTCCTTTTCATACATGGTTACCAGCCGCGCACGTTCAGGCTCCGACAGCAGGTTCAGTTATTCTGGCGTCAGTTCTGCTTAAAATGGGAACTTACGGTTTCCTAAGATTCAATCTGCCGTTAACACCGGCAGCGAGTGAATATTTTGCTCCTATGATGATCGCGTTTTCCATAGCTTCAATAATCTATGGCGGAGCGGTTGCACTGGGACAAAATGATATTAAAAAAGTTATTGCTTACTCTTCTGTGAGTCATATGGGTTTTGTAACTCTGGGTATTTTCCTTTTCAACCTTCGCGGGCTTGAAGGGGCGCTTTTCCAGATGCTTAACCATGGTATCGTAACCGGTGGTCTCTTTATGATGATCGGGGCGATTTATGAACGCAGTCACAGTAGAGATATTTACGACAACCTAGGTCTTGGAAAATATATGCCTGCATATATGGGATTCTGGGGACTGTTCGCACTGTCTTCATTCGGTTTCCCCGGAACCAACAGTTTCGTCGGTGAAATGTTGGTTTTCATCGGAGCCTTTGAGAAGAGCCCATGGATCGGAGCTATGATTGTTCCCGGTGCTATGATTGCCGCCGCTTACATGCTTCGTATTTCGCTCAAGCTTGCATGGGGCAGACCTTCAACCTGGAAAGGCTGGAAGGATTTAAATCTGCGTGAGTGGACTTATCTTGCGATTCCGGCTGTGTTTGTCTTTTATATAGGCCTTGCTCCTGGACTCACATTCAGAGTTATGGATGCCTCTCTTATTAAGTTGCAGAATGATGTCCATACCAAGGCTCAGGCTGTCAATATTGAAGATGAGAGACCGTTGGAAATGGCTTGGAACTCCATCAAGAACATAGTCAAATAA
- a CDS encoding MFS transporter, whose amino-acid sequence MSKVDGVDKAVARTVQDYIDETPYWADGTLAPSSPMTAMQWRIWVLASAGKFFEGLVVFMTGVALPLIVREFGLGAFEKGAVSAASLFGILVGAFALGNLADHYGRKRMFIIEMVLFAICLIFLICSTNYTMLVIFLFGVGLALGCDYPTAHMIISESIPSIDRGRLVLSAFAFQAVGALFGTAIGYLILYKNPELGAWRWMYATAIIPAIFVVIGRFHIPDSGHWLVSKGRRKEAEDALMRLLYRKPKYPPFIKLAVPKTTDSNGDKVTPGTYLDLFRGKNIKATILASVPWFIQDLSTYGIGIFTPTILGSVIGATSVYPRNVADLIQNDMIAAKGAAFIDVLLIVGVICAVMLADKVGRIKLQVFGFIGCAAGLFLATLSMGAGPEMKIVYLFSGFMLFSFMTNIGPNAITYLIAGEVFPTKIRGKGAGFAASIAKIGAVITAFFFPFLLKDLGTEIILYFLVGCSLLGAVVTWFFRIETSGMNLEDLE is encoded by the coding sequence ATGTCTAAAGTTGACGGGGTTGATAAAGCCGTTGCTAGAACTGTTCAGGATTATATTGATGAAACGCCTTATTGGGCCGATGGTACACTTGCTCCGTCATCTCCTATGACCGCTATGCAATGGAGAATATGGGTTCTGGCTTCTGCAGGTAAATTTTTCGAAGGACTCGTGGTTTTCATGACCGGAGTTGCTCTTCCTCTTATTGTCCGTGAATTTGGTCTTGGAGCTTTTGAGAAAGGAGCTGTGAGCGCCGCCTCATTATTTGGAATTTTGGTAGGAGCATTTGCTCTAGGAAATCTTGCGGATCATTATGGCCGAAAAAGAATGTTTATCATTGAGATGGTTCTTTTTGCAATTTGTTTGATTTTTCTCATTTGCAGTACGAATTATACCATGCTGGTCATTTTCCTTTTCGGTGTCGGGCTTGCACTTGGTTGCGATTATCCCACTGCCCATATGATTATTTCTGAAAGTATTCCCAGTATTGATCGCGGCAGGCTTGTACTCAGCGCTTTTGCTTTTCAGGCAGTCGGTGCATTATTCGGAACAGCAATCGGGTATCTAATTTTATATAAAAATCCTGAACTGGGTGCTTGGCGCTGGATGTACGCCACTGCAATAATTCCAGCTATTTTTGTTGTTATCGGAAGGTTTCATATTCCCGACAGTGGGCACTGGCTTGTGTCTAAGGGGCGGAGAAAAGAAGCGGAAGATGCCTTAATGCGATTATTGTATCGTAAACCCAAATATCCACCGTTTATTAAATTGGCTGTTCCTAAAACCACAGACAGCAATGGTGATAAAGTAACTCCCGGAACTTATTTAGATTTATTCCGTGGAAAAAACATCAAAGCAACCATTCTTGCGTCCGTTCCATGGTTTATTCAGGATTTGAGTACATATGGTATTGGAATTTTCACGCCGACAATTCTCGGTTCAGTTATCGGCGCAACATCTGTTTATCCAAGAAATGTTGCTGACCTTATTCAAAATGATATGATCGCCGCGAAGGGTGCGGCCTTTATTGATGTGCTTCTGATTGTAGGCGTCATTTGCGCGGTAATGCTTGCTGATAAAGTAGGAAGAATTAAACTGCAGGTGTTCGGGTTTATCGGCTGTGCAGCAGGGTTGTTTCTAGCTACTCTTTCGATGGGGGCGGGACCAGAAATGAAGATAGTTTATCTGTTCAGCGGTTTTATGTTGTTCAGTTTCATGACTAACATCGGTCCAAATGCCATTACTTATCTTATTGCCGGTGAAGTTTTTCCCACAAAAATAAGAGGGAAAGGGGCCGGGTTTGCGGCCTCCATTGCAAAGATTGGAGCTGTTATTACAGCTTTTTTCTTTCCTTTTCTGCTTAAGGATTTAGGCACAGAAATAATATTGTACTTTCTGGTCGGCTGTTCACTTCTCGGGGCAGTGGTAACTTGGTTTTTCAGAATAGAAACAAGCGGCATGAATCTGGAAGATCTTGAATAA
- a CDS encoding MarR family winged helix-turn-helix transcriptional regulator — protein sequence MIEKNASGANLHTLFKEIFNLQSTLSEVVDEVHEKAGMRTSQVRLANTLLELGQATVPDIAYAMKISRQFVQTAINELEKQNMIEFQENPRHKRSKLLKLTEHGRDVLNQVRENEEAIIQKKLPDMDATKVKAAYELLASIRVKINKKNT from the coding sequence ATGATTGAAAAAAACGCTTCAGGCGCTAATTTACACACTTTATTCAAAGAGATATTCAACCTGCAATCAACTTTGTCCGAAGTGGTGGACGAAGTTCATGAAAAAGCGGGTATGCGCACCTCTCAAGTCAGGCTGGCAAACACACTTTTAGAACTTGGTCAGGCAACCGTCCCGGACATCGCCTATGCCATGAAAATATCGCGCCAGTTTGTGCAGACTGCGATCAATGAGCTAGAAAAACAAAATATGATTGAGTTTCAGGAAAACCCGCGCCACAAGCGTTCAAAGCTGCTGAAACTTACCGAACATGGCCGCGATGTATTGAATCAGGTCCGCGAAAATGAAGAGGCCATCATCCAGAAAAAACTACCTGATATGGACGCAACCAAAGTCAAGGCGGCCTACGAGTTGCTTGCGTCCATCCGGGTGAAAATAAATAAAAAGAACACGTGA
- a CDS encoding Na(+)/H(+) antiporter subunit D, whose translation MEINGFLHPAVAFIALAMALPFFRGQHWKWLLLVPPIIAIAVVFTATMGSFGVIPYLGNTLILGRVDKLSLVFANVFAIQSLIGMIYAFHLKDKAHHASAALYVAGAFGCVFAGDYLTLFIFWELMAVASTFLIWLHRTKTSSAAGYRYFLFHMLGGLFLLGGLLLRYHEIGTFAFLPVDPSAVQYYDWLILIGFCVNAAVVPLHAWLPDAYPEATIPGAVFMCAFTTKTAVYVLARGFSGVYVLAIAGTFMAVYGVLYASMENNARRILSYHIVSQVGYMVAGIGIGTALCLNGAIAHAYAHILYKGLLFMSVGTILFAVGTADLDKLGGLVGKLPWLVILYMVGAVSISGMPFFNGFISKTMTITGAAESHNTLIAIGLEIAAVGTFLSVGIKLPYFAFFHKPAKTELKLNPIPKNMYVAMAIAATLCFAQGVYPQMLYSLLPFPVEYTPYTPWHLLQSAMLLAFTGAGFWIMRKVIVPHHGRNLDFDKLYRWIGNTGIKVVCRPVAWVDSVWTTVYRVIGLRALMDFADGSSWFDRKGIDTVVDGTAYTVRNIGRTGAKIQTGRIQDYLGMAVFFALCIYGLVWYFG comes from the coding sequence ATGGAAATTAACGGATTTCTTCATCCGGCTGTCGCCTTTATAGCTCTGGCTATGGCGTTGCCTTTTTTCAGGGGACAACACTGGAAATGGCTGCTTCTTGTCCCGCCCATTATTGCTATTGCGGTTGTATTCACCGCAACAATGGGTAGTTTCGGGGTTATTCCTTATCTTGGAAACACCCTTATTCTGGGCAGAGTAGATAAGCTTTCACTGGTGTTTGCGAATGTTTTTGCCATCCAATCTTTGATAGGTATGATTTATGCCTTTCATCTGAAAGATAAAGCGCATCATGCGTCAGCGGCATTATATGTCGCGGGAGCATTCGGTTGTGTATTTGCCGGAGATTATCTGACTCTCTTTATCTTCTGGGAACTGATGGCTGTAGCCTCGACATTCCTTATCTGGCTGCATCGCACTAAAACTTCAAGCGCAGCCGGTTACAGATATTTTCTGTTCCACATGCTCGGCGGGCTGTTCCTGCTTGGCGGATTGCTGCTTAGATATCATGAAATCGGTACATTCGCGTTTCTACCTGTCGATCCATCGGCAGTTCAGTATTACGACTGGCTGATTCTAATAGGATTTTGTGTAAACGCCGCAGTTGTTCCTCTGCATGCGTGGCTGCCGGATGCTTATCCTGAAGCTACCATCCCGGGCGCGGTTTTCATGTGTGCGTTTACAACAAAAACGGCAGTTTATGTACTGGCAAGAGGGTTCTCCGGTGTATATGTACTCGCGATTGCCGGAACATTTATGGCGGTCTACGGAGTGCTTTACGCGTCCATGGAGAACAATGCGCGCAGGATTTTATCCTATCACATTGTCTCTCAGGTCGGGTACATGGTGGCCGGTATCGGCATCGGTACTGCATTGTGTTTGAACGGAGCTATCGCTCATGCTTACGCACATATCCTTTATAAAGGGCTGCTCTTCATGAGTGTCGGAACAATCCTCTTCGCAGTGGGAACGGCAGATCTTGATAAGCTTGGCGGTCTGGTCGGTAAGCTTCCATGGCTGGTCATACTCTATATGGTCGGGGCGGTTTCCATTTCGGGAATGCCGTTCTTCAATGGGTTTATCAGTAAAACCATGACCATCACTGGTGCGGCTGAGTCTCATAATACATTAATTGCGATAGGGCTTGAAATTGCCGCGGTCGGTACGTTCCTTTCGGTGGGTATTAAGTTGCCGTACTTTGCTTTCTTTCATAAGCCGGCAAAGACAGAACTTAAGCTTAATCCGATTCCTAAGAATATGTACGTAGCCATGGCAATTGCAGCGACACTTTGTTTCGCACAGGGTGTTTATCCGCAGATGCTTTATTCACTGCTTCCATTCCCTGTGGAATATACTCCTTACACTCCATGGCACTTGTTGCAGTCAGCAATGCTGCTTGCATTCACAGGCGCAGGATTCTGGATCATGAGAAAGGTTATTGTACCTCATCATGGCAGAAACCTAGATTTCGATAAGCTTTACAGGTGGATCGGAAATACCGGAATTAAAGTTGTATGTCGTCCTGTCGCATGGGTGGATTCAGTCTGGACCACTGTTTACAGAGTGATCGGACTTAGAGCTCTTATGGACTTCGCTGACGGATCATCATGGTTCGACCGCAAAGGGATTGATACGGTTGTGGATGGAACTGCTTACACGGTAAGAAATATCGGCAGGACCGGTGCTAAGATACAAACCGGACGAATACAGGATTACCTTGGTATGGCTGTATTTTTCGCGCTGTGTATCTACGGACTTGTCTGGTACTTTGGATAA
- a CDS encoding monovalent cation/H+ antiporter subunit D family protein, which translates to MTVSNEFINSTRMLIPLAITMAAPILIWLFRENENRREAVSVWAGVLAFISVLSMVPAVLEGTIREYTLFTIMPGINVSFAADGLAFVFALVASLLWIFATSYNIGYMRTLNEHAQTRYYFCFAVAIFGALGVAFSANIFTLYLFYEVISVFTYPLVAHHQDDASFSGARKYMIYLMGTSKLFFLPAMVLTYVLAGTLDFNIGNIQQGIFPADANPTLVTITYVLYIAGLAKAALMPLHNWLPSAMVAPTPVSALLHAVAVVKAGVFSVSRVILSGFGVDLMDKLGLGMPTAYLAAFTIITASLIALTKDDIKARLAYSTVSQLSYIIIGVSMLTPEAVQGGLMHIAHHAFSKITLFFGAGAIFVATNLRLISKMDGLGRRMPWTFGAFAIASLSMIGVPPVCGFATKWYLVKGAVTIGEWGLLIALLASTLLNAGYFAPIIYRAFFKAPAEGANIEQYNEAPLTMVIPLFTTALISVWLGLYPQTFLQFINVFGKF; encoded by the coding sequence ATGACAGTTAGCAATGAATTCATCAACAGTACTCGTATGCTCATTCCGTTGGCAATTACCATGGCTGCGCCGATCCTGATCTGGCTGTTTCGTGAAAATGAAAATAGACGTGAAGCCGTTTCAGTTTGGGCCGGAGTATTAGCATTTATTTCCGTTTTATCCATGGTGCCGGCAGTTCTTGAAGGGACAATAAGAGAATATACGCTCTTCACCATTATGCCGGGCATAAATGTTTCTTTCGCCGCTGACGGACTGGCGTTTGTCTTTGCTCTGGTAGCTTCACTTCTGTGGATATTCGCTACCAGTTACAACATCGGTTACATGAGAACTCTTAATGAACACGCGCAGACCAGATATTATTTCTGTTTTGCCGTTGCGATTTTCGGAGCGCTCGGTGTTGCCTTTTCCGCTAATATTTTCACATTGTACCTTTTCTATGAAGTCATTTCAGTATTCACTTACCCTCTTGTAGCTCATCATCAGGATGATGCTTCTTTCAGCGGGGCAAGAAAGTACATGATCTACCTCATGGGTACATCAAAACTGTTTTTCCTTCCGGCAATGGTTCTTACCTATGTGCTGGCGGGAACTCTTGATTTCAATATCGGGAATATTCAGCAGGGGATCTTTCCTGCGGACGCAAACCCGACTCTCGTAACAATTACTTATGTTCTTTATATTGCCGGTCTTGCAAAGGCTGCCCTGATGCCGCTGCATAACTGGTTACCATCGGCGATGGTTGCTCCGACTCCCGTATCAGCTCTGCTGCACGCAGTAGCAGTTGTTAAGGCCGGTGTGTTCTCTGTTTCACGCGTAATCCTTTCAGGGTTCGGTGTGGATCTTATGGACAAGCTGGGACTTGGGATGCCTACCGCATATCTTGCAGCGTTCACCATTATTACCGCTTCACTTATTGCACTAACTAAAGATGATATTAAGGCTCGATTGGCATATTCAACAGTCAGTCAGCTTTCATACATCATTATCGGTGTTTCAATGCTGACGCCGGAAGCGGTTCAGGGTGGGTTGATGCATATTGCCCATCATGCCTTTTCAAAGATCACATTGTTCTTTGGAGCAGGGGCAATTTTTGTGGCAACAAATCTTAGGCTGATCAGCAAAATGGATGGACTTGGGCGACGAATGCCGTGGACTTTCGGGGCATTTGCCATTGCGTCATTATCTATGATCGGGGTTCCACCCGTCTGTGGTTTTGCAACTAAATGGTATCTGGTCAAAGGGGCTGTAACTATTGGCGAATGGGGACTTTTAATTGCACTTTTAGCAAGTACTCTGCTGAATGCCGGATATTTCGCTCCTATTATATATAGAGCGTTTTTTAAAGCTCCGGCTGAGGGTGCGAATATCGAGCAGTATAATGAAGCTCCGCTCACGATGGTTATTCCGCTATTTACTACGGCATTGATCTCCGTCTGGCTGGGCCTTTATCCCCAGACGTTTTTACAGTTTATTAACGTCTTCGGAAAATTTTAA
- a CDS encoding NADH-quinone oxidoreductase subunit N → MTFNPNLILPEIYQFLVIAVLFIQSIGTAKMRVKVGPWLPMAAALGVVVAVVSVGAQGLVFWDSYRVDHLSQFFKAAIAIGFFITVLNASRQPTLDKEKTVDYFLFLALSAWGLMLLSSGVELITMYLALELSSYSLYALIAVRAKSKDAAEAGIKYILFGAVATALALYGFSYILAGMHTTYLSELVKADWSFAASPMAVTGMALFLAGMFYKLALFPFHFWCPDVYEGASNETAAFVATLPKLGAIVVLIRLATMFKPGYDITTMLAVLGALSMTFGNLAALVQTDVKRILGYSSVAHAGYIMIGLVSGTPEGLAAASFYALAYVAMNLTCFWVVSRVAVDGRNLKLKDLDGLHKRAPALAFALAVGAFALVGLPPMAGFMGKLFLFSAGWNHGYNWLIIIAGLNTAISIYYYLGLVRHAYTKDAEDDVPLPDTSPFSLVGAGLLSVLVLALGLMPSGVFDLALSAGGSLLP, encoded by the coding sequence GTGACTTTCAATCCGAATCTGATTTTACCGGAAATCTACCAGTTTCTTGTTATTGCCGTGCTTTTTATTCAAAGCATAGGCACCGCCAAGATGCGTGTTAAAGTCGGGCCGTGGCTTCCAATGGCTGCAGCTTTAGGCGTGGTGGTTGCGGTTGTGTCTGTTGGAGCGCAAGGTCTTGTTTTCTGGGATTCATATCGTGTTGACCATTTATCCCAGTTTTTTAAGGCCGCCATTGCCATAGGGTTTTTTATAACGGTTCTCAATGCTTCACGTCAGCCTACTCTGGATAAAGAAAAGACCGTAGATTACTTTCTGTTCCTCGCGCTCAGTGCATGGGGACTTATGCTCTTATCTTCCGGAGTAGAACTTATTACTATGTATCTCGCTTTGGAGCTTTCCTCTTACAGCCTTTACGCACTTATTGCTGTGCGGGCTAAGAGTAAAGATGCTGCCGAAGCCGGTATTAAATACATTCTGTTCGGAGCAGTGGCTACAGCCCTTGCTTTGTATGGATTCTCTTACATCTTGGCAGGAATGCACACCACTTACCTTAGTGAATTGGTCAAGGCGGATTGGAGCTTTGCAGCTTCTCCGATGGCTGTCACAGGTATGGCGTTGTTCCTTGCCGGAATGTTTTACAAGCTCGCATTGTTTCCGTTTCATTTCTGGTGTCCTGATGTTTATGAGGGCGCAAGCAATGAAACCGCAGCGTTTGTTGCAACTCTGCCTAAGCTAGGTGCAATTGTTGTTTTGATCCGTCTGGCTACAATGTTTAAGCCCGGCTACGATATAACAACCATGCTGGCAGTGCTTGGCGCGCTGTCCATGACATTCGGTAACCTTGCCGCGCTGGTGCAGACCGACGTAAAAAGGATTCTCGGTTATTCGTCTGTCGCTCATGCCGGTTACATTATGATCGGTCTGGTTTCAGGAACTCCCGAAGGTCTGGCTGCCGCAAGCTTTTATGCTTTGGCATATGTAGCAATGAACCTGACTTGTTTCTGGGTAGTCAGCAGAGTAGCTGTTGATGGTCGTAATCTGAAACTTAAGGATTTGGACGGGCTGCACAAACGTGCTCCTGCTCTTGCCTTTGCGCTTGCGGTCGGAGCTTTTGCTCTCGTAGGTTTGCCACCGATGGCAGGGTTTATGGGTAAGCTGTTCCTCTTCTCCGCAGGTTGGAATCACGGTTACAACTGGCTGATCATCATTGCGGGTCTTAACACCGCGATTTCGATCTATTACTACTTAGGTCTTGTTCGCCATGCTTATACCAAGGATGCCGAGGATGATGTTCCGTTGCCTGATACCTCACCATTCAGTCTTGTAGGCGCAGGTCTGCTTTCCGTGCTGGTACTGGCTTTAGGACTTATGCCTTCAGGTGTCTTTGATTTAGCTTTAAGCGCCGGAGGATCACTCCTGCCATAA
- a CDS encoding type I restriction enzyme HsdR N-terminal domain-containing protein — protein MHEVSMGGTLRDYLSGEEIVETTYEEFRQTLAKILVEEHGYPKESLKAKVDLCFNIDGEEMCRTIDLVIYDTAGAPILMVMFCAGDVGSYEREAVCAGKLLQGGPVPYVIISDSMDAFLLDAISGKTIAHGMRSVPDYKELLSMVEGYKREPLPAERRAKIERIFYTYTGFLQGTCCSDSCSLPPIRKVELKKMPKGKSMKK, from the coding sequence ATGCACGAAGTCAGTATGGGCGGAACTCTCAGAGATTATTTAAGCGGAGAGGAAATAGTTGAGACGACTTACGAAGAATTCAGGCAGACTCTGGCTAAGATTCTTGTTGAAGAGCACGGCTACCCTAAGGAATCTCTAAAAGCTAAAGTAGACCTGTGTTTTAATATTGACGGTGAAGAAATGTGCCGGACTATTGATCTGGTTATATATGACACAGCAGGGGCCCCGATTCTCATGGTAATGTTCTGTGCCGGAGATGTGGGGAGTTATGAGCGTGAAGCCGTCTGTGCCGGCAAGCTTCTTCAAGGTGGACCTGTTCCATACGTAATCATAAGTGATTCAATGGATGCTTTTTTGTTAGATGCCATTTCAGGTAAAACGATTGCTCACGGTATGAGATCCGTCCCTGATTACAAAGAGCTTCTTTCTATGGTTGAAGGGTATAAAAGAGAACCCTTGCCCGCAGAAAGAAGGGCGAAGATTGAAAGAATTTTTTATACTTATACTGGATTTTTACAAGGCACATGTTGCAGTGACTCTTGTTCCTTGCCTCCAATTAGAAAAGTTGAATTGAAGAAAATGCCTAAAGGTAAAAGTATGAAAAAGTAA
- a CDS encoding methyltransferase family protein, which produces MKKQAIPNVPETDSAGVKIMPPSIFFCCLISGITLNIFFTWQIMPENWLALLITGIIIIAAGISFMMWGHARFKSLGVNVPTDMPASQLVTDGAHQYSRNPMYVGFIAILLGLGIAVDSVWMLVSALPMTLYLSFYVIPKEEAYLLRTFGAEFKTYCKYVRKWL; this is translated from the coding sequence ATGAAAAAGCAAGCCATCCCTAACGTTCCTGAAACTGACTCAGCCGGCGTAAAAATAATGCCGCCATCCATTTTCTTCTGCTGTCTGATCAGTGGCATCACACTTAACATTTTTTTCACGTGGCAGATTATGCCCGAAAACTGGTTAGCCTTGTTAATTACCGGCATAATCATCATAGCGGCTGGTATATCTTTCATGATGTGGGGACATGCCCGTTTCAAATCTCTGGGAGTCAACGTACCCACTGACATGCCGGCGTCACAATTGGTAACAGATGGAGCGCACCAATACAGCCGCAACCCAATGTATGTAGGATTTATTGCCATACTTTTGGGATTAGGGATTGCCGTCGACAGTGTGTGGATGCTAGTTTCCGCCTTACCGATGACTCTGTATCTTTCATTCTATGTAATCCCCAAAGAAGAAGCATACCTTCTCAGAACTTTTGGCGCAGAATTTAAAACATATTGCAAATACGTACGTAAATGGCTTTAA
- a CDS encoding NADH-quinone oxidoreductase subunit J family protein has protein sequence MELLAKIAFVVYTLLVLGGGCLAVGAHSLVRAMVGLITSLLGVAGMYLLMAAPFMAFMQILIYVGAVCVLIFFAIMLSKADEHGIESGSRRPGKALLSALAFISPAFVIGWVVVNYQPESINLPVEVPLAVLGKGLLDNYSLAFELISVVLLAAMAGAVLLAFEKKGRAAE, from the coding sequence ATGGAACTGTTGGCTAAAATCGCTTTCGTTGTGTACACGCTGCTGGTTCTCGGCGGAGGGTGTCTTGCGGTCGGGGCGCACAGTCTGGTTCGGGCTATGGTCGGGCTTATTACTTCTCTGCTCGGTGTAGCGGGAATGTATCTGCTGATGGCCGCTCCGTTTATGGCTTTCATGCAGATACTTATCTATGTGGGGGCTGTCTGTGTCCTAATCTTTTTTGCCATTATGCTCAGCAAAGCCGATGAACACGGGATTGAATCTGGCTCTCGCAGACCCGGAAAAGCTTTGCTTTCTGCACTGGCATTTATTTCACCGGCTTTCGTAATCGGCTGGGTTGTCGTTAATTATCAACCGGAAAGTATTAACCTTCCGGTAGAAGTTCCTCTTGCTGTATTAGGTAAAGGTCTGCTTGATAATTACTCACTTGCCTTCGAACTTATTTCAGTGGTTCTGCTGGCGGCAATGGCCGGAGCTGTGCTGCTTGCTTTTGAAAAAAAAGGGAGGGCAGCTGAATGA
- the nuoK gene encoding NADH-quinone oxidoreductase subunit NuoK, whose protein sequence is MSPLMMYQLVALGLLAIGLYGIVWRKSLVGMLISVELMLNGAGLSIVAASQLTAADSATGQIATLFVMGLAAAEATLVLAIIVVVAKRFKSTETDVVSRLKG, encoded by the coding sequence ATGAGTCCGCTCATGATGTATCAGCTTGTAGCTCTTGGACTGCTGGCAATAGGCCTCTATGGAATTGTCTGGCGCAAGAGTTTGGTAGGGATGCTGATTTCAGTGGAATTGATGCTCAACGGAGCAGGCCTTTCCATTGTAGCTGCATCGCAATTGACCGCAGCCGATAGTGCGACAGGGCAGATAGCTACTCTTTTTGTCATGGGACTGGCTGCTGCCGAGGCTACATTAGTGCTCGCAATTATTGTGGTCGTTGCAAAACGATTCAAAAGTACTGAAACAGATGTTGTTTCAAGGCTGAAGGGTTGA